One genomic region from Thermoleptolyngbya sichuanensis A183 encodes:
- the pruA gene encoding L-glutamate gamma-semialdehyde dehydrogenase translates to MVSNIAQTQYESKTQAIARQLLSATRENRSFFAQMRDQMNMSEKLLGWTMGNPGLRVQLFHFIDALPALQSKPEIARHLQEYLSKENVELPAALKGMLNFASPDSMPGQVAATTVSTAVETLAHKYISGETIKQVIKTLEQLRKEKMCFTVDLLGEAVITEVEAQSYLDRYLELMTELAAASQSWPTIPQIDEADGEPLPKVQVSVKLTAFYSQFDPLDAKGSQEQVSDRARILLRRAKELGAAVHFDMEQYAYKDLTISILKQILMEEEFRSRSDIGVTLQAYLKDTEADLKGLIEWAKERGTPITIRLVKGAYWDQETIKAAQHGWDVPVFQHKESTDANFEKLTRLLLENHESLYAAIGSHNVRSQAHAMAIAQELNIPRRRIEFQVLYGMGDKLAKAMVNQGHRVRVYCPYGDLIPGMAYLIRRLLENTANTSFLRQNLEERPVEELLAIPQMRDQRGQEAHQPSRPPTSHAFANAPDTDFSIAAKRDRALAAIQTVRQQLGQTYLPLVNGQRVNTLEVIESVNPSNPSEVVGKVGLLSIEQAEGAIAAAKAAFPAWKNTPATERAAILRRAADLMEQRRAELCAWMVLETGKVLGQADPEVSEAIDFCRYYADEMERLDAGVNFDVVGETNRYHYQPRGISLIISPWNFPLAIPTGMTVASLVAGNCTLLKPAETSSVIAAKLAEILIEAGVPAGVFQYIPSKGSTVGAHLVKHPDVHMITFTGSQEVGCRIYAEAAILKPGQRHLKRVVAEMGGKNAIIVDESADLDQAVQGVVYSAFGYSGQKCSACSRVIVLEPIYDTFVNRLIEAAKSLHVGIAESPDTKVGPVIDAQAQNRIKAYIEKGKEEATLALEMPAPDNGYFVGPTIFTNVSPNAKIAQEEIFGPVLAVIKATTFDEAMDIANGTLYALTGGIYSRTPSHLDRAKAEFEVGNLYINRHITGAIVARQPFGGFKLSGVGSKAGGPDYLLQFLEPRHISENIQRQGFAPIEGAEQ, encoded by the coding sequence GTGGTAAGCAATATTGCCCAAACCCAATACGAATCCAAGACCCAGGCGATCGCCCGCCAACTGCTCAGCGCCACGCGGGAAAACCGCTCCTTTTTTGCCCAGATGCGCGACCAGATGAACATGAGCGAAAAACTGCTGGGCTGGACGATGGGCAACCCAGGGCTGCGGGTGCAGTTGTTTCACTTCATCGACGCGCTGCCCGCCCTGCAAAGCAAACCCGAAATTGCCCGCCATCTCCAGGAATATCTCAGCAAGGAAAATGTGGAACTGCCCGCCGCGCTGAAGGGAATGCTGAACTTTGCCAGCCCCGATTCGATGCCTGGCCAGGTGGCCGCGACGACCGTTTCCACCGCCGTTGAAACCCTTGCCCACAAGTACATTTCTGGCGAAACCATTAAACAGGTGATCAAAACCCTGGAGCAGCTTCGCAAAGAAAAAATGTGCTTTACCGTAGATCTGCTGGGCGAAGCGGTGATCACGGAGGTCGAAGCGCAATCATACCTCGATCGCTACCTGGAACTGATGACGGAACTGGCGGCGGCATCCCAGTCCTGGCCCACGATTCCGCAAATCGACGAAGCCGATGGCGAACCCCTGCCGAAGGTGCAGGTGTCGGTAAAGCTGACGGCGTTTTATTCGCAGTTTGACCCGCTGGACGCAAAGGGCAGCCAGGAACAGGTGAGCGATCGCGCTCGTATCCTGCTGCGCCGCGCAAAGGAACTCGGTGCTGCCGTCCATTTCGACATGGAGCAATACGCTTACAAAGACCTGACGATTTCCATCCTCAAGCAAATTTTGATGGAGGAGGAGTTTCGCAGCCGCAGCGACATCGGCGTGACGCTCCAAGCCTACCTGAAGGACACCGAAGCCGACCTGAAGGGGCTGATTGAGTGGGCGAAAGAACGCGGCACGCCAATCACCATCCGCCTGGTGAAAGGGGCCTATTGGGATCAGGAAACTATCAAAGCCGCCCAGCATGGGTGGGATGTGCCCGTGTTTCAGCATAAGGAATCGACCGATGCCAACTTCGAGAAACTGACGCGCCTGCTGCTGGAAAATCACGAGTCCCTCTACGCTGCCATCGGGAGCCACAACGTGCGATCGCAGGCCCACGCAATGGCGATCGCCCAGGAACTCAACATTCCCCGCCGCCGCATCGAGTTTCAGGTGCTTTACGGCATGGGCGACAAGCTGGCCAAGGCAATGGTGAACCAGGGGCATCGCGTCCGGGTCTATTGTCCCTACGGCGACCTGATTCCCGGCATGGCCTACCTGATTCGCCGCCTGCTGGAAAATACTGCCAACACCTCCTTCCTGCGCCAAAACCTGGAGGAGCGCCCGGTGGAGGAGCTATTGGCCATTCCGCAAATGCGAGATCAAAGGGGACAGGAGGCGCATCAGCCCAGCCGCCCACCCACCTCCCACGCCTTCGCCAACGCCCCAGATACGGACTTTTCGATTGCCGCAAAGCGCGATCGCGCTCTCGCTGCTATCCAAACCGTGCGTCAGCAGTTGGGGCAAACCTATCTGCCGCTGGTGAATGGGCAGCGGGTGAATACGCTGGAGGTGATCGAGTCGGTGAACCCGTCAAATCCGTCAGAAGTGGTGGGCAAGGTAGGGCTGCTGAGCATTGAGCAGGCAGAGGGGGCGATCGCCGCAGCCAAGGCCGCCTTCCCTGCCTGGAAGAATACGCCCGCGACAGAACGCGCCGCCATTCTCCGCCGTGCCGCAGATCTGATGGAACAGCGCCGCGCCGAACTCTGCGCCTGGATGGTGCTGGAAACGGGCAAGGTGCTGGGCCAGGCAGACCCAGAAGTTTCGGAGGCGATCGACTTTTGCCGCTACTATGCCGACGAGATGGAGCGGCTAGACGCAGGCGTAAACTTCGACGTGGTGGGCGAAACCAACCGCTACCATTACCAGCCACGCGGCATTTCGCTGATCATCTCGCCGTGGAACTTTCCGCTGGCCATTCCCACGGGTATGACGGTTGCCTCCCTCGTCGCGGGCAACTGCACATTGCTCAAGCCTGCGGAAACATCGTCTGTGATTGCGGCCAAGCTAGCGGAAATTTTGATTGAGGCAGGCGTTCCCGCTGGCGTGTTCCAATACATTCCCAGCAAAGGTTCCACCGTGGGCGCACACTTGGTCAAACATCCCGATGTTCACATGATTACCTTCACGGGTTCCCAAGAAGTGGGCTGTCGCATTTACGCAGAAGCCGCTATCCTGAAACCAGGCCAGCGCCATCTCAAGCGCGTGGTGGCCGAAATGGGCGGCAAGAATGCGATTATCGTAGACGAAAGCGCTGACCTGGATCAGGCTGTGCAGGGCGTGGTCTATTCTGCATTCGGCTATAGCGGTCAGAAGTGTTCCGCCTGCTCTCGCGTCATCGTGCTGGAACCCATCTACGACACGTTCGTAAACCGACTCATCGAAGCAGCAAAATCATTGCACGTCGGCATCGCAGAATCACCCGACACCAAGGTTGGCCCCGTGATCGACGCGCAGGCCCAAAATCGCATCAAAGCCTACATTGAAAAGGGGAAGGAAGAAGCAACCCTGGCGCTGGAAATGCCCGCGCCCGACAATGGCTATTTCGTCGGGCCGACGATCTTTACCAACGTGTCGCCCAACGCCAAGATTGCCCAGGAGGAAATCTTTGGCCCGGTGCTGGCGGTGATCAAGGCGACGACGTTTGATGAAGCGATGGACATTGCCAATGGCACGCTCTACGCGCTGACGGGCGGCATCTACTCGCGCACGCCCTCCCACCTCGATCGCGCCAAGGCGGAGTTTGAAGTGGGCAACCTGTACATCAATCGCCACATCACGGGGGCAATCGTGGCGCGGCAGCCCTTCGGCGGCTTCAAGCTCTCTGGCGTTGGCTCCAAAGCTGGCGGCCCAGACTACCTGCTGCAATTCCTAGAGCCACGCCACATCAGCGAGAACATCCAGCGGCAAGGCTTTGCCCCGATCGAGGGTGCAGAACAGTAG
- a CDS encoding alpha/beta hydrolase, giving the protein MQTAPTPKAAQIDQAREAIAAYVRKIESSPDRREGAYPYCLFHEAGQPIRGTVMMFHGFSAKPHQMWRLADYLFRNGLNVYQCTLAGHAFVNPDKNWCQVDLKPEIAIPLKEKVAADPVLQASLANLTNPEAAGDLPRPSYLQRMALIARLLRIEPRLLDILKAIDRPNDPDFDRYFISSHLHYLTDARDRLRELDSLPGPIFTVGLSVGGAVALALAADQPDRIARVVAYAPLLEIYGEERRKYVELAGPLDIRELGWDPALRFPVGALTANARFGKAYVQQNVRSISRTPVFMVLTENEDAADIDTNRKFYQNLGGDRQGHRFYQYPQEDLVPHPMIDPIEVSQGMSNRFWQSLYQETFRFLTTGEIDPSNLRSIDQDATLPAVPPV; this is encoded by the coding sequence ATGCAAACAGCCCCCACCCCCAAAGCCGCCCAGATTGATCAAGCCAGAGAGGCGATCGCCGCCTACGTCCGCAAAATCGAGTCCAGTCCCGATCGCCGCGAGGGAGCCTATCCCTATTGCCTGTTTCACGAGGCAGGACAACCGATTCGCGGCACGGTGATGATGTTTCATGGGTTCAGCGCCAAGCCGCACCAGATGTGGCGACTGGCAGACTACCTGTTTCGTAATGGGTTAAATGTCTACCAATGCACCCTTGCTGGCCATGCCTTCGTCAACCCCGACAAAAACTGGTGTCAGGTGGATCTCAAACCCGAAATTGCCATTCCCCTCAAAGAAAAAGTGGCTGCCGACCCCGTGCTGCAAGCATCGCTGGCCAACCTGACGAATCCCGAAGCGGCTGGCGACCTGCCCCGGCCCAGCTATTTGCAGCGGATGGCGCTGATTGCTCGATTGCTGCGGATAGAGCCGCGCCTGCTGGACATTCTAAAGGCAATCGATCGCCCGAATGATCCCGACTTTGACCGCTATTTTATCTCATCGCATCTGCACTATCTTACCGATGCCCGCGATCGCCTGCGGGAACTGGACTCTCTGCCAGGGCCCATCTTCACCGTGGGCCTGTCCGTAGGGGGCGCAGTGGCGCTGGCGCTGGCCGCCGACCAACCCGACCGAATTGCGCGAGTGGTTGCCTATGCGCCCCTGCTAGAAATCTACGGCGAAGAGCGGCGCAAGTATGTGGAACTGGCGGGTCCGCTGGATATTCGCGAACTGGGCTGGGACCCTGCGCTACGGTTTCCGGTGGGGGCGCTGACGGCAAATGCCCGCTTTGGCAAAGCCTACGTGCAGCAAAATGTTCGCAGCATTTCCCGCACGCCTGTCTTCATGGTGCTAACGGAAAACGAAGACGCAGCCGACATTGATACGAACCGCAAGTTTTATCAAAACCTGGGGGGCGATCGCCAGGGGCATCGCTTTTATCAATATCCGCAGGAAGACCTCGTGCCTCACCCTATGATAGACCCCATCGAAGTTAGCCAGGGCATGAGCAACCGCTTTTGGCAGAGCCTTTATCAAGAAACCTTCCGGTTCTTAACCACGGGCGAAATTGATCCCAGCAACCTCCGAAGCATTGATCAAGACGCTACCTTACCCGCCGTGCCCCCGGTCTAA
- a CDS encoding RecQ family ATP-dependent DNA helicase, producing MHLTDPVSAPEWARVRATFQQVWGYEDFRPPQDDIVRSLLLGQDALVVMPTGGGKSICFQLPALLQAGLTLVVSPLVALMENQVQELRQKRLPAALLHSELPPRQRQQTLWQLERGRLRLLYLSPETLLSASVWKLLSQPQVQLRGLILDEAHCLVQWGDSFRPAYRRLGAVRPALLAHKPAGTSLAIAAFTATADPSAQRTIQEVLGLQQPQVFLQNPYRANLALSVQTVWSPRGRRRSLWRFIRARRGKAGLVYVRSRREGEELADWLTQEGFPTAAYHAGLAPAQRRRIEQAWLGGEMPFVVCTSAFGMGINHPHVRWVLHYHAPLLLSEYVQEVGRAGRDGQPAEALTLVSDRPGWLNPDDRQRQQFFTEKARSQHQTAQSLIRKLPKAGPVAEVARQFPDGAIALALLHRNGQLVWDDPFHYRILPGATPQPFQADPAIRQMQDYLYTRECRWRRLLRSFGFAKEAEGLRCQTCDRCRAGASAPS from the coding sequence ATGCATCTGACCGACCCTGTTTCTGCGCCAGAGTGGGCGCGTGTCCGGGCAACGTTTCAGCAAGTTTGGGGCTATGAGGACTTTCGCCCCCCGCAGGACGACATCGTGCGATCGCTCTTGTTGGGGCAGGATGCGCTGGTGGTGATGCCGACGGGGGGTGGCAAGTCGATTTGCTTCCAGCTTCCGGCCCTGCTGCAAGCGGGGTTGACGCTGGTGGTGTCGCCGCTGGTGGCGCTGATGGAAAACCAGGTGCAGGAATTACGCCAAAAGCGGCTGCCCGCAGCCCTGCTGCATAGCGAACTGCCGCCCCGCCAGCGCCAGCAAACACTGTGGCAGTTGGAGCGCGGGCGGCTGCGACTCTTGTATCTGTCGCCGGAGACGCTGCTGAGTGCCTCCGTATGGAAGCTGCTGAGCCAGCCGCAGGTGCAGCTTCGCGGGCTGATTTTGGATGAGGCGCACTGTCTGGTGCAGTGGGGCGACTCGTTTCGACCGGCCTATCGGCGGCTGGGAGCGGTGCGTCCAGCGCTACTGGCCCACAAACCCGCAGGAACCTCCCTGGCGATCGCCGCGTTTACCGCCACCGCCGACCCCTCCGCCCAGCGCACCATCCAAGAGGTGTTGGGGCTACAACAGCCGCAGGTCTTTCTGCAAAATCCCTACCGGGCAAACCTGGCGCTGTCGGTGCAAACCGTGTGGAGTCCACGCGGGCGCAGGCGATCGCTCTGGCGATTTATTCGGGCGCGGCGGGGCAAGGCTGGGCTGGTCTACGTGCGATCGCGCCGGGAAGGCGAAGAACTGGCGGACTGGCTGACCCAGGAAGGCTTTCCCACGGCGGCCTACCATGCGGGACTGGCTCCGGCTCAGCGGCGACGGATTGAGCAGGCGTGGCTGGGTGGAGAAATGCCGTTTGTGGTTTGCACAAGCGCGTTCGGCATGGGCATTAACCATCCCCACGTCCGCTGGGTGCTGCACTATCACGCACCCCTGTTGCTGAGCGAGTATGTGCAGGAGGTGGGGCGGGCAGGACGCGACGGTCAACCCGCCGAGGCGCTGACGCTGGTGAGCGATCGCCCCGGTTGGCTAAACCCAGACGATCGCCAGCGGCAGCAGTTTTTTACCGAAAAAGCGCGATCGCAGCACCAAACTGCCCAATCGCTGATCCGCAAGCTGCCCAAAGCAGGGCCCGTGGCCGAGGTGGCCCGCCAGTTTCCCGATGGGGCGATCGCCCTGGCCCTGCTCCACCGCAACGGTCAGCTTGTTTGGGACGATCCGTTTCACTACCGCATCTTGCCTGGTGCGACACCGCAGCCCTTCCAGGCAGACCCCGCCATCCGCCAAATGCAGGACTATCTCTATACCCGCGAGTGTCGCTGGCGGCGGCTGCTGCGGAGCTTTGGCTTTGCAAAGGAAGCAGAGGGGCTGCGCTGCCAAACGTGCGATCGCTGTCGGGCTGGCGCATCAGCACCATCATGA
- the glyQ gene encoding glycine--tRNA ligase subunit alpha — translation MNFQSVIATLHQFWSDRGCLIVQPYDTEKGAGTKSPHTFLRAIGPEPWSVAYVEPCRRPGDGRYGENPNRVQHYYQYQVLIKPSPNNILDVYLESLRSLGIQPEDHDIRFVEDNWEDAAVGAWGVGWEVWLDGMEVTQFTYFQQCGGIDCHPVSVEITYGLERLTMYLQGVNSIFDIRWNDTLTYGDVHLQGEIENSTYNFEASNPDLLFSLFTQFEQESTRLMEKELVLPAFDYVLKCSHTFNLLDARGVISVTERQRYILKIRGLARQVAQLYLKQREALGFPLLKQDPCPV, via the coding sequence GTGAACTTTCAGTCTGTTATTGCCACGCTGCATCAGTTTTGGAGCGATCGCGGCTGTTTGATTGTGCAACCCTACGACACCGAAAAGGGCGCAGGCACCAAAAGCCCCCACACGTTCTTGAGGGCGATCGGGCCAGAGCCGTGGTCGGTTGCCTATGTGGAACCCTGCCGCCGGCCAGGAGACGGACGCTACGGCGAAAACCCCAACCGCGTGCAGCACTATTACCAGTATCAAGTGTTGATCAAGCCCTCGCCCAATAACATTCTGGACGTTTATCTCGAATCGCTGCGATCGCTCGGCATTCAGCCCGAAGACCACGACATCCGCTTTGTGGAAGACAACTGGGAAGATGCCGCCGTCGGCGCGTGGGGCGTGGGCTGGGAAGTGTGGCTAGACGGCATGGAAGTCACGCAGTTCACCTACTTTCAGCAGTGCGGCGGCATCGACTGCCATCCCGTGTCGGTCGAGATTACCTACGGGCTAGAGCGGTTGACCATGTACCTCCAGGGGGTCAACTCAATTTTCGATATCCGCTGGAACGATACGCTGACCTACGGCGATGTGCATCTCCAGGGCGAAATCGAAAACTCCACCTACAACTTTGAAGCGTCTAATCCCGATCTGCTGTTCAGCCTGTTTACTCAGTTTGAGCAAGAGTCCACCCGGCTGATGGAAAAGGAACTGGTGCTGCCTGCCTTTGACTATGTGCTGAAATGCTCCCACACGTTTAACCTGCTGGATGCGCGGGGTGTGATTTCTGTCACCGAACGGCAGCGATATATCCTCAAAATTCGCGGGCTGGCGCGGCAGGTCGCCCAGCTTTATCTAAAACAGCGGGAGGCACTGGGCTTTCCCCTCCTGAAGCAAGACCCCTGTCCCGTGTGA
- the rplI gene encoding 50S ribosomal protein L9, whose product MAKRIQLVLNQDVSKLGKAGDLVEVAPGYARNYLLPQGLAVHTTPGILKQVERRRELERQRLIELKKEADVIKAKLEQLSGLAIAKQVGEKDAIFGSVTDREVAEVLQAAIGQEVDRRGITVPEVRKLGTYKVDIKLHPEVTATVDIEVVPADAEA is encoded by the coding sequence ATGGCGAAACGGATTCAGTTGGTTCTTAATCAAGATGTAAGCAAGCTGGGCAAGGCGGGCGATTTGGTAGAGGTGGCTCCTGGCTACGCCCGCAATTACCTGCTGCCGCAAGGATTGGCCGTGCATACGACCCCTGGCATTTTGAAGCAGGTGGAGCGGCGGCGCGAATTGGAGCGTCAGCGCCTGATCGAGCTAAAGAAAGAGGCGGATGTGATCAAAGCCAAGCTGGAGCAGTTGTCTGGCCTGGCGATCGCCAAGCAGGTCGGAGAAAAGGACGCAATTTTCGGCTCGGTGACGGATCGGGAAGTGGCAGAGGTGCTGCAAGCGGCGATCGGTCAAGAAGTGGATCGGCGCGGCATTACGGTGCCCGAAGTCCGCAAGCTGGGCACCTACAAGGTAGATATCAAGCTGCATCCTGAAGTGACCGCTACGGTAGACATTGAGGTGGTGCCTGCGGACGCAGAGGCGTAA
- a CDS encoding replicative DNA helicase: MVQELNFQAYSDRLPPQNIDAEEAILGGILLDPEALGRVAELLRPEAFYISAHQEIYRAALALQSEGRPTDLMSVTSYLNDHNKLDKIGGQSRIAQLVDRTVSAVNIDQYAHLVTDKYLRRRMIQAGNEVAYLGYETSTPLEQVLDQAEQKIFNITQSRPNQSLTATSDILTATFSDIESRSLGLVLPGISCGFYDLDAMTQGFQRSDLIIAAGRPAMGKTSFCLNIARNIAAFHKLPVAIFSLEMSKEQLVYRLLSSEAQIESGRLRAGRVSQDEWEPLGYAISALSQMPIFIDDTPDISVTEMRSKVRRLQAEQGGALGLVLIDYLQLMEGSGSENRVQELSRVTRALKGLARELSVPVIALSQLSRGVESRTNKRPMMSDLRECVTGETLVWLADGRRIPIRELVGQTPEVISLGDRGRLVAAKADLVWEVGVKPVFKLTTATGRTIRATGKHRLYTFDGWQQLQDLRVGDRLALANHMPRLTQAAIAWPDLQVVLLAHLIGDGSYVSHQPLRYTTGSEENSAIVKAAAESFGCQVNRHPGRGNWHQLVISGNGNRWHPEGMGQWLKALGIFGQRSASKRIPQAIFQLPDEQIALFLRHLWATDGCISSSLSPDGRKYKATIFFATVSEGLARDVAALLLRLGIFSQIRWTKSNCYNVQIYGKTQQLKFLETVGAFGPRVEPAAVVMRELAHRGKANPNRDTLPAQVFEQIKQDMKDQGISQRQMASLRGTPYGGSAHFKFSPTRDVVLSYADILNNTALKEIATADLFWDAITSIEPDGEEMVYDLTVPGPASWMADGLVSHNSGAIEQDADLIIMLYRDEYYNPDTPDRGISEIIITKHRNGPVGTVKLLFEPQFTRFRNLAAPGRGL; encoded by the coding sequence ATGGTTCAAGAACTGAACTTTCAAGCCTACAGCGATCGCCTCCCCCCGCAAAACATTGACGCAGAGGAAGCCATTCTAGGCGGCATCTTGCTCGACCCGGAGGCGCTGGGTCGCGTCGCGGAGTTGCTGCGCCCCGAAGCCTTCTACATTTCCGCCCACCAGGAAATCTATCGCGCCGCGCTGGCGCTCCAGAGCGAAGGACGACCCACCGACCTGATGAGCGTCACTAGCTACCTCAACGACCACAACAAGCTCGACAAAATCGGCGGGCAGAGCCGCATTGCCCAACTGGTGGATCGCACTGTCAGCGCTGTCAACATCGACCAATACGCCCACCTCGTAACGGACAAATACCTGCGCCGCCGGATGATTCAGGCTGGCAACGAGGTCGCCTATCTGGGCTACGAAACCAGCACCCCCCTAGAGCAGGTGCTAGACCAGGCTGAACAAAAGATTTTCAACATTACGCAATCCCGCCCCAACCAGAGCCTCACGGCCACCTCCGATATCCTCACGGCGACCTTTTCCGACATCGAAAGTCGCTCCCTGGGGCTGGTACTGCCGGGGATTTCCTGCGGCTTCTATGACCTGGATGCGATGACCCAGGGCTTTCAGCGGTCAGACCTGATCATCGCTGCGGGACGGCCGGCCATGGGCAAAACCAGCTTTTGTCTCAACATTGCCCGCAACATTGCCGCCTTTCACAAGCTGCCCGTTGCCATTTTTAGCCTGGAAATGTCGAAGGAGCAGTTGGTTTATCGCCTGCTGTCGAGCGAAGCGCAGATCGAGAGCGGACGGCTGCGGGCAGGGCGGGTCAGCCAAGATGAATGGGAGCCACTGGGCTACGCGATTAGTGCCCTCTCCCAGATGCCGATTTTCATCGACGACACGCCCGATATTTCCGTCACCGAGATGCGCTCGAAGGTGCGGCGGCTCCAGGCAGAACAGGGCGGGGCGCTGGGGCTAGTGCTGATTGACTATCTGCAACTGATGGAGGGCAGCGGCAGCGAAAACCGCGTGCAGGAACTCTCTCGCGTGACGCGGGCGCTGAAGGGTTTGGCGCGGGAATTGAGCGTGCCCGTGATCGCGCTGTCGCAGTTGAGTCGGGGAGTGGAATCGCGCACCAACAAGCGCCCGATGATGAGCGATTTGCGGGAATGCGTAACGGGCGAAACGCTGGTGTGGCTGGCGGATGGTCGCCGCATCCCGATCCGGGAGTTGGTCGGTCAAACCCCAGAGGTGATTAGTCTCGGTGACCGGGGTCGCCTAGTGGCTGCTAAGGCAGATTTAGTCTGGGAAGTTGGGGTTAAGCCCGTCTTCAAACTGACGACTGCAACGGGTAGAACGATTAGAGCAACTGGTAAGCACAGGCTTTACACATTTGATGGCTGGCAACAGCTTCAGGATTTGCGGGTGGGCGATCGCCTCGCACTTGCAAACCATATGCCCCGTCTGACTCAAGCGGCGATCGCCTGGCCAGATCTCCAGGTGGTCTTACTGGCCCATTTGATTGGAGACGGTAGCTACGTTTCCCATCAGCCCTTGCGCTACACAACAGGCTCAGAAGAAAACTCAGCAATTGTAAAAGCTGCCGCCGAATCGTTTGGCTGTCAGGTCAATCGCCATCCAGGGCGGGGAAATTGGCATCAGCTTGTCATTTCAGGCAATGGCAATCGCTGGCATCCAGAGGGGATGGGGCAGTGGCTAAAAGCCTTAGGAATTTTTGGGCAGCGCTCAGCAAGCAAGCGGATTCCTCAGGCGATTTTTCAACTTCCTGATGAGCAAATTGCGCTGTTTTTGCGCCATCTCTGGGCAACTGATGGCTGCATCAGCAGTTCTTTAAGTCCTGATGGACGTAAGTACAAGGCCACCATTTTCTTTGCAACGGTAAGCGAAGGGTTGGCCCGAGACGTGGCGGCTCTCCTGCTGCGGCTAGGAATTTTTAGCCAAATCCGTTGGACAAAATCCAACTGCTATAACGTTCAGATTTACGGTAAAACTCAACAACTTAAGTTTCTAGAAACTGTAGGTGCGTTTGGGCCTAGGGTCGAACCAGCGGCCGTGGTGATGCGAGAACTGGCGCATCGAGGCAAAGCGAATCCTAACAGAGATACGCTGCCAGCACAGGTTTTTGAACAGATTAAGCAAGACATGAAAGATCAGGGTATTTCTCAACGCCAGATGGCATCCCTGAGAGGAACACCCTATGGTGGCTCCGCGCACTTCAAGTTTTCCCCCACTCGCGATGTGGTTTTAAGCTATGCCGACATTTTGAACAACACGGCGCTCAAGGAAATTGCAACTGCCGATTTATTTTGGGATGCGATAACGTCTATTGAGCCAGATGGAGAGGAGATGGTTTACGATCTGACCGTTCCTGGCCCTGCTTCTTGGATGGCAGATGGGTTGGTCTCTCATAATTCTGGCGCAATTGAGCAGGATGCTGACCTGATCATCATGCTGTATCGCGACGAATACTATAATCCCGACACCCCCGATCGCGGCATTTCCGAAATTATCATCACCAAGCATCGTAACGGCCCGGTGGGCACAGTGAAGCTGCTGTTTGAGCCACAGTTTACCCGCTTCCGCAACCTGGCTGCGCCGGGACGGGGTCTGTGA
- a CDS encoding IS607 family transposase — protein MEESTELTVSIGEAAKELGVSVKTVRRWADAGKLRFERSPSGHRRFYLSDLKRIVPRDLEALDDRITINYARVSSHDQKPDLVRQVQVLESYSSANGWQFETIQDLGSGLNYNKKGLQKLLKRILSGEVGRIVITHKDRLLRFGSELVFAMCEEFETEVVIVNKSSEALSFEQELVQDMIELIQVFSARLYGARSHKNKKLIDGISKAVDEVK, from the coding sequence ATGGAGGAAAGCACAGAGTTGACAGTCAGTATCGGTGAAGCGGCTAAGGAGTTGGGCGTTTCCGTTAAGACGGTAAGAAGGTGGGCAGACGCAGGCAAGCTAAGGTTTGAGCGTTCTCCGAGTGGACACAGAAGGTTTTATTTGTCAGATCTAAAGCGAATAGTTCCTAGAGATTTAGAAGCTTTAGACGATCGCATTACGATCAACTATGCCAGAGTCAGTAGTCACGATCAAAAGCCTGATTTAGTCAGACAGGTTCAAGTTTTAGAATCTTACAGTTCGGCTAACGGATGGCAATTTGAAACCATTCAAGACTTAGGCTCTGGGTTAAATTACAACAAAAAAGGACTTCAAAAGCTACTCAAAAGGATACTATCTGGTGAAGTTGGCAGGATTGTAATTACGCATAAAGACAGGCTTCTAAGATTTGGGTCAGAACTTGTCTTTGCAATGTGTGAAGAGTTTGAGACTGAGGTTGTCATTGTAAATAAATCATCTGAAGCACTTAGCTTTGAGCAAGAGCTAGTTCAAGACATGATCGAGCTTATCCAGGTCTTCAGCGCTCGTCTTTATGGAGCTAGAAGTCACAAAAATAAGAAGCTGATTGACGGAATTTCTAAGGCTGTAGATGAGGTGAAGTGA